The following are from one region of the Salmo trutta chromosome 20, fSalTru1.1, whole genome shotgun sequence genome:
- the LOC115155879 gene encoding high-affinity lysophosphatidic acid receptor-like, which translates to MAFCNGSLLARCAPLMEPDEEEGVVISPPPSPPGVGATSPLMPVTLRVMLAAIMIFMITIGFLGNAIVCLIVYQKPAMRSAINLLLATLAFSDIMLSLLCMPFTAVTMVTADWHFGGGFCRASVMLYWLFVLEGVYILLIISVDRFLIIVQRQDKLTPHRAKLLIVASWALSLCVALPSVIGWRAGTVGVMGIGEAWAPQCVLGYSESLSDRSYTVLLVVAVFFVPFGIMLYSYLCILNTVRRNALRIHNHTYDQASLPALNQVSKLGLTGLQRPPQVNVDMSFKTRAFTTILILFIGFSVCWLPHTVVSLLAVFSQRFYFSPAFYPVSVGALWLSYLKTVFNPVIYCWRIRKFREACLEFMPKSCRLCPRLPGRSRRRVRPSNIYVCSEIQSAV; encoded by the coding sequence ATGGCGTTTTGCAACGGCAGCCTGCTGGCTAGGTGTGCCCCCCTGATGGAGCCGGATGAGGAGGAAGGGGTGGTGATTTCACCACCGCCGTCGCCGCCAGGGGTTGGGGCTACTAGTCCCCTCATGCCTGTCACCCTGCGTGTGATGCTGGCCGCCATCATGATCTTCATGATCACCATTGGTTTCCTGGGCAACGCTATCGTCTGTCTGATTGTCTACCAGAAGCCCGCCATGCGTTCCGCCATCAACCTGCTCCTCGCCACACTGGCATTCTCTGACATCATGCTCTCGCTGCTCTGCATGCCCTTCACTGCCGTTACCATGGTTACGGCCGACTGGCACTTCGGGGGAGGGTTCTGCCGTGCTTCCGTTATGCTCTACTGGCTCTTCGTCCTGGAAGGCGTGTAcatcctcctcatcatcagcGTAGACCGCTTTCTAATCATCGTTCAGAGGCAGGATAAGCTGACGCCGCACCGCGCCAAGCTGCTCATTGTCGCTTCCTGGGCGCTGTCCCTCTGCGTGGCACTCCCGTCTGTGATCGGCTGGCGGGCGGGCACGGTGGGTGTGATGGGCATTGGGGAGGCCTGGGCGCCACAGTGCGTGCTGGGCTACAGTGAGTCGCTGTCCGATCGTAGCTACACGGTGCTGCTGGTTGTGGCTGTGTTCTTTGTGCCGTTCGGCATCATGCTCTACTCCTACCTGTGCATCCTCAACACGGTGCGCCGCAACGCCCTACGCATCCACAACCACACCTATGACCAGGCCAGCCTTCCGGCCCTCAACCAGGTCAGCAAGCTGGGCCTTACCGGCCTGCAACGGCCTCCCCAGGTCAATGTGGACATGAGCTTCAAGACCCGTGCCTTCACCACCATCCTCATCCTCTTCATCGGCTTCTCTGTGTGCTGGCTACCCCACACCGTTGTCAGTCTGCTGGCCGTGTTCAGCCAAAGGTTCTACTTCAGCCCGGCTTTTTACCCGGTCAGTGTGGGGGCACTTTGGCTCAGCTACCTGAAGACAGTGTTTAACCCCGTCATCTACTGCTGGAGGATCAGGAAGTTCCGGGAGGCGTGTCTGGAATTTATGCCCAAGAGCTGCAGGCTGTGTCCCAGGTTACCGGGCCGGAGCCGCAGGAGGGTGAGGCCCAGTAACATCTACGTGTGCAGCGAGATCCAGTCGGCTGTGTGA